Proteins encoded together in one Anopheles darlingi chromosome 3, idAnoDarlMG_H_01, whole genome shotgun sequence window:
- the LOC125954045 gene encoding cleavage stimulation factor subunit 2-like, whose product MGDRNDQTLMDKSMRSVFVGNIPYEATEEKLKDIFCEVGPVLSLKLVFDRESGKPKGYGFCEYKDQETAQSAMRNLNGYEFGGRALRVDNACTEKSRMEMAALLQGPQVENPYGDECSPQETPDIIAKIVTRLQPDQMYEIMRQAKVCLQNDPSEARTMLLENPQLTYGLLQAAVVMSIIDASAAPSFLHPRHNMPPVLTEEGPVMVGSNHKEHMHPGAPFAGEMNRHDNGPRKGATFHDTDERHLHNDRMSGPQAMPSMDMDLRMMDPFMTHRMPEVPSVGPNIADPFAPVDPRQQRPVDPRLMKDPRLDGASGSKQVSIPGPPTSMDALTERPNLKPSTADASDQEKAALIMQVLQLSDEQIALLPQDQRASILVLKEQISRNTQK is encoded by the exons ATGGGGGACCGAAACGATCAAACGCTGATGGACAAATCGATGCGGTCGGTTTTTG TGGGGAACATACCGTACGAAGCCACGGAGGAGAAACTTAAGGACATTTTCTGCGAAGTAGGACCCGTTTTGTCACTGAA ACTAGTGTTTGATCGAGAAAGTGGCAAACCGAAAGGCTACGGATTCTGCGAATACAAGGATCAGGAGACAGCGCAGAGTGCGATGCGAAACCTGAACGGATACGAGTTCGGCGGCCGTGCGTTGCGTGTTGATAACGCGTGTACGGAAAAGTCGCGCATGGAAATGGCCGCCCTGCTGCAGGGTCCACAGGTGGAGAACCCGTATGGCGACGAGTGCAGTCCCCAGGAGACGCCCGACATCATAGCCAAGATCGTGACGCGCTTGCAGCCCGACCAGATGTACGAAATAATGCGACAGGCAAAGGTGTGCCTGCAGAATGATCCGAGCGAGGCGCGTACCATGCTACTGGAAAACCCGCAGCTAACCTACGGTTTGCTGCAGGCGGCAGTTGTAATGAGTATTATTGATGCCAGTGCGGCTCCCTCGTTTCTCCATCCACGCCATAACATGCCACCGGTACTGACGGAGGAGGGCCCGGTTATGGTCGGTTCAAATCACAAAGAACATATGCACCCGGGAGCTCCTTTCGCTGGCGAGATGAACCGACATGATAATGGTCCACGAAAAGGGGCCACCTTCCACGACACAGACGAACGGCATTTACACAATGATCGGATGAGTGGACCACAGGCAATGCCTAGCATGGACATGGATCTACGAATGATGGATCCGTTTATGACACACCGGATGCCGGAGGTACCTTCAGTTGGTCCCAACATTGCCGACCCATTTGCACCCGTCGATCCACGCCAGCAGCGACCCGTTGATCCGCGATTAATGAAAGACCCACGTCTGGATGGTGCATCAGGCAGTAAACAGGTGTCGATTCCGGGACCGCCGACATCCATGGATGCACTAACAGAAAGACCGAACCTGAAACCGAGTACCGCGGATGCTTCCGATCAAGAGAAGGCGGCATTGATCATGCAGGTACTGCAGCTTTCCGATGAACAGATCGCTTTACTGCCGCAAGATCAGCGTGCCAGTATTCTTGTTCTGAAAGAACAGATATCCCGCAACACTCAGAAATAA
- the LOC125954052 gene encoding LOW QUALITY PROTEIN: glutactin-like (The sequence of the model RefSeq protein was modified relative to this genomic sequence to represent the inferred CDS: deleted 1 base in 1 codon), whose translation MEYIRKLHKYKSFHFVASDPESGNADIVEYIENFLRLIGVSIFKRKWNFFNFVFVVGMTMFPLYMMCVCYTCFLYRHDTSKLIFCITTLGFNFQALVKIFFFTIRRRRVLTLNDFSARHYRCVKRESDRVQDVICKNLSLIFVIFKGTFYVYQMLMITALILPVVVSFFLEDLILPFGFILPFVNPEETTGYVVNYIFQTIISYYYYGISAGSDIAIIYNLLTASGQLDCLMALVEELNDQLAQGITPTAIRRKILQIIQLHQFHREYLKKLTKFLYLYHVGAIGSTIFSIIISVLGFVLLRWYTGIVVGALASLQLFYVCFLGTCFEIKTDELIATVGAIKWDRLTSVEMKNMNLVLTITQNPILLMLPAATFVCQWGIVFFPVAGAPKQHHRPFLAGKFLRLSQNRYAHLLLVAVTMGADEESSPIVSLPVLGALRGSTSAGAWTGRKIYQFLGVPYAQPTGGGNRFKPPQKVLPWQGVKDATRHGLPCPQLKQISLFTGKAFAPDPEDCLTVSIYSTDLAGRKPVMAFVHGGGFHEGCAKNQTAEYLLERDVVLVTVQYRLGPLGFLSTGTENIPGNMGLMDLRLALEWVQEYIERFGGDPGSVTLFGQSAGAAAISALIYSPQVPEGLFHRVILQSAGSSSPWVWDTQPSASALEIAIRAGCEPNATLEEAERFLATVDIWTLLRSFFDLKVEKTVAKGLDHVGGNRLVAGDFHGFLPKSPWECMQEGKFRKPLAMMAGVTKHEGTFLLTTVYDHFKRTGQLDDPNFVRYHLVDAVNKFLGAHDATGALGGYEMRTLFTGRELSSGSFAELADGLTDLAGTILIKAPLLREAQANARANPNATYLYTFDYVGEKSRFGYGADTSHYPFGGGVHHSDDKLYLFPYPAEKPGQLNENDTAMAKLMVDLWTSFATGGVPMSDRLTEKWNPMSEYAGPYLHIDNRLSIGWNYYEEFTVASDEKHRRSKESSV comes from the exons ATGGAATATATTCGCAAACTGCACAAGTACAAATCGTTCCACTTTGTTGCCAGTGATCCGGAGTCGGGCAACGCAGATATTGTTGAGTATATTGAGAATTTCCTACGTTTGATTGGTGTTTCGATATTCAAGCGTAAATGGAATTTCTTTAATTTCGTGTTTGTGGTTGGAATGACGATGTTCCCATTGTACATGATGTGTGTCTGCTACACCTGCTTTCTGTATCGCCACGATACTAGTAAGCTAATATTCTGTATAACAACGCTGGGCTTCAATTTCCAG GCCTTggttaaaatatttttcttcACCATTCGTCGCCGTCGGGTGCTTACATTGAACGACTTCAGCGCCAGGCACTACCGATGTGTAAAGCGGGAAAGTGATCGTGTGCAGGATGTGATTTGTAAAAATCTGAGTCTTATTTTCGTCATCTTCAAGGGAACGTTTTATGTGTACCAAATGTTGATGATAACGGCATTGATTCTACCAGTGGtggtttccttcttcctaGAGGACCTCATTTTGCCTTTCGGCTTTATTTTGCCGTTTGTCAATCCAGAGGAAACAACTGGTTATGTGGTGAATTACATTTTTCAAACGATAATTTCCTACTATTACTACGGAATATCGGCCGGCTCGGATATAGCTATCATCTACAATCTGCTAACTGCCTCCGGTCAACTGGATTGTTTGATGGCGTTAGTCGAAGAGCTAAACGATCAATTGGCGCAAGGAAtcacaccaacagcaattCGTCGAAAGATACTGCAGATCATCCAGCTTCACCAATTTCATCGCGAATATCTGAAGAAGCTGACGAAATTCCTCTATCTCTACCACGTTGGAGCCATTGGGAGCACTATCTTCTCGATCATCATCTCGGTCTTAGGATTCGTATTG CTTCGCTGGTATACAGGAATTGTGGTTGGCGCGCTCGCTTCATTACAACTGTTCTATGTCTGTTTTCTTGGAACATGCTTCGAAATTAAG ACCGACGAGCTCATAGCTACCGTTGGCGCAATTAAATGGGACCGGTTAACGAGCGTTGAAATGAAGAACATGAACCTGGTGCTGACGATAACACAAAATCCCATACTGTTAATGTTG CCGGCCGCTACTTTCGTCTGTCAGTggggaattgtt tttttccccgttgcCGGAGCAccaaaacaacatcatcgccCATTTCTAGCTGGAAAGTTTCTTCGATTATCTCAAAACCGTTACG CTCACCTGTTGCTTGTTGCCGTCACGATGGGCGCGGACGAAGAGAGCTCTCCGATCGTATCCCTACCGGTACTAGGGGCCCTGCGTGGTTCTACGAGTGCCGGAGCATGGACGGGACGCAAGATTTATCAGTTCTTGGGTGTCCCCTATGCCCAACCCACGGGCGGTGGTAATCGTTTTAAG CCACCACAGAAGGTTCTTCCCTGGCAAGGGGTGAAAGATGCCACACGGCACGGGTTGCCATGCCCGCAGCTGAAACAGATTAGCCTGTTCACCGGTAAAGCATTCGCTCCCGATCCGGAAGACTGTTTAACCGTTTCGATCTACAGTACCGAT CTGGCGGGCCGAAAACCGGTGATGGCATTCGTCCACGGAGGAGGATTCCATGAAGGTTGCGCCAAAAACCAGACGGCAGAGTACCTTCTGGAGCGGGACGTTGTGCTCGTAACGGTGCAGTACCGCCTCGGGCCGCTAGGATTCCTTTCGACGGGGACAGAAAACATTCCCGGCAACATGGGGCTGATGGATCTTCGGCTTGCTCTTGAATGGGTCCAGGAGTACATCGAACGATTCGGCGGCGATCCTGGCAGTGTAACGCTCTTTGGACAGTCGGCTGGAGCGGCGGCTATCTCGGCTCTTATCTACAGTCCCCAGGTACCGGAAGGGCTGTTCCACCGCGTTATCCTGCAATCGGCTGGCTCCAGCTCACCCTGGGTTTGGGATACTCAGCCGAGTGCGAGTGCGCTCGAGATTGCGATCCGTGCAGGCTGTGAGCCGAACGCTACGCTCGAGGAAGCAGAGCGCTTCCTAGCAACCGTCGACATCTGGACGCTGCTCAGAAGCTTCTTCGATTTGAAGGTGGAGAAAACGGTGGCCAAAGGGTTGGATCATGTTGGGGGGAATCGCCTCGTGGCCGGTGATTTTCATGGTTTTCTACCCAAATCGCCCTGGGAGTGCATGCAGGAGGGCAAATTCCGCAAACCCTTGGCCATGATGGCAGGGGTCACGAAGCACGAAGGAACGTTTCTGTTGACGACCGTCTATGATCATTTCAAGCGTACCGGGCAATTGGATGATCCCAACTTCGTGCGCTATCATCTGGTCGATGCAGTGAACAAGTTCCTGGGTGCCCACGATGCAACCGGAGCCCTCGGTGGGTACGAGATGAGAACGTTGTTCACTGGGCGCGAACTGTCGAGTGGCAGTTTCGCCGAGCTGGCTGATGGGCTAACGGAT CTTGCAGGAACGATTTTGATCAAAGCACCATTGCTCCGCGAAGCACAGGCTAACGCAAGGGCCAATCCGAATGCCACCTATCTCTATACGTTCGATTATGTTGGTGAGAAGTCACGGTTCGGGTACGGGGCCGATACATCTCACTAtcccttcggtggtggtgttcatCATTCCGATGATAAATTGTACCTGTTCCCGTATCCTGCCGAAAAACCGGGGCAGCTGAATGAAAACGACACTGCGATGGCGAAGCTGATGGTGGACTTGTGGACATCATTTGCGACCGGCGGAGTACCGATGTCCGATCGGCTGACCGAGAAGTGGAATCCGATGAGTG AGTACGCCGGTCCGTACCTACACATCGATAACCGGTTAAGCATTGGATGGAACTACTATGAGGAGTTTACAGTAGCCAGCGATGAGAAGCATCGTCGATCGAAAGAATCTTCCGTTTGA
- the LOC125954053 gene encoding LOW QUALITY PROTEIN: uncharacterized protein LOC125954053 (The sequence of the model RefSeq protein was modified relative to this genomic sequence to represent the inferred CDS: deleted 2 bases in 1 codon), with protein MSATATPIFITVPTKYIPINVTTMGGVPVKPLAKRPPPATSVAPSSIGSDDECSSSMDEFIVRHKKRRLDHLTHEEKMQRKKLKNRVAAQTSRDRKKAKMEDMEKTIAEQSEQISALERRCSELDAEKGAINEKYLGLERRFEELQQRLIANEQEQKRREQEQAAAAAAIKREMLEPLLVPGDGSVGCVTAGRQTGSAASSRCPQQQGRQGVPAVAQTTLPPTSDERLAALWKHCHMPTLQDMLDDFDISQLEELAESLLADVGADLESTDRTGSPSSTEDDGTGGRLSRSVVGSAAELVESGGPATDAGSRLILTTHNYSKSPFYELAPKVEPPPLATASAPDQQQHHTIDSSTNVEPAIPEDQSLILTNSSSETLYGTYDNDTNCITIVLTEEEDEDRLEGATVKLENELEMSCDANVVDQEETVTTGLEMMSPLTIRPPSPLQELLSPIAPHGLKSPGGFSSVSDAGYESIGSPTHSLFSSSSQTEISIPSSSNSGVDEEDGLPSDYGLGSLNEFWNLDLFPILE; from the exons ATGAGTGCTACGGCTACTCCGATCTTTATCACCGTACCAACCAAGTACATCCCCATTAATGTGACCACGATGGGTGGGGTGCCGGTGAAACCGCTGGccaaacgaccaccaccggccacctcCGTCGCACCCTCCTCGATTGGGTCGGATGATGAGTGTTCGTCATCGATGGACGAGTTTATCGTGCGCCACAAGAAGCGCCGCCTCGACCATCTGACTCACGAGGAAAAGATGCAACGAAA GAAGCTGAAGAATCGGGTCGCCGCACAAACATCGCGCGATCGAAAGAAGGCCAAGATGGAAGACATGGAAAAGACGATCGCGGAGCAGTCGGAGCAGATAAGCGCACTAGAGCGACGCTGCAGTGAGCTGGATGCGGAGAAGGGTGCGATAAACGAGAAGTATCTAGGACTGGAGCGACGGTTcgaggagctgcagcagcggctgaTAGCCAACGAGCAAGAGCAGAAACGACGAGAGCAGGAacaggcggcagcggcagcagcgatcAAGCGCGAGATGCTGGAACCGTTGCTCGTGCCGGGAGACGGAAGTGTGGGTTGTGTTACTGCCGGGCGCCAAAcaggatcagcagcatcctcacGATGCCCTCAGCAGCAGGGACGCCAAGGCGTACCGGCAGTAGCGCAGACGACACTTCCGCCGACCAGCGACGAGCGGTTGGCGGCCTTGTGGAAG CATTGCCATATGCCTACTCTACAGGACATGCTCGACGATTTCGACATCTCCCAGCTCGAGGAGCTTGCCGAAAGCCTGCTCGCAGATGTCGGCGCAGACCTGGAAAGCACTGATCGCACAGGCAGCCCGTCGTCTACCGAAGATGACGGCACCGGCGGCCGCCTGTCTCGATCAGTGGTGGGGTCCGCAGCAGAACTCGTGGAATCCGGTGGACCGGCAACCGATGCAGGAAGCCGTCTAATCCTCACCACGCACAACTACTCCAAATCCCCGTTCTACGAGCTGGCCCCGAAGGTGGAACCACCGccactagcaacagcatcagcaccggaccaacagcagcaccatacaATTGACTCCAGCACGAACGTGGAGCCGGCGATACCAGAGGATCAGTCACTTATCctgaccaacagcagcagcgaaacacTGTACGGCACGTACGACAACGACACGAACTGCATAACGATCGTCctgacggaggaggaggatgaggacaGACTGGAGGGAGCAACAGTGAAGTTGGAGAATGAACTTGAAATGAGTTGCGACGCTAATGTCGTTGACCAAGAGGAGACCGTAACGACAGGACTGGAGATGATGAGTCCTCTCACGATACGGCCACCGTCACCTTTGCAAGAGCTGCTTTCACCGATCGCACCGCACGGATTGAAAAGTCCGGGAGGTTTCTCGAGCGTTTCGGATGCCGGTTACGAATCGATCGGATCACCGACCCATTCTCTCTTCTCGAGTTCCTCGCAAACGGAGATAAGCAttcctagcagcagcaatagtggCGTCGATGAGGAGGACGGTCTACCGTCCGACTATGGTCTCGGCAGTCTGAATGAATTCTGGAATTTGGATCTCTTTCCCATTCTAGAGTAA
- the LOC125954046 gene encoding GTP-binding protein 128up has translation MSTILEKIAQIESEMARTQRNKATAGHLGLLKARLAKLRRELITPKGGGGASEQGFEVSKTGDARVGFVGFPSVGKSTLLSNLAGVYSEVAAYEFTTLTTVPGCIKYKGAKIQLLDLPGIIEGAKDGKGRGRQVIAVARTCNLIFMVLDVLKPLTHKKLLEHELEGFGLRLNKQPPNISFRRKDKGGVNLNATVAQSELDLDTVKTILSEYKIHNADITLKYDATADDLIDVIEGNRIYIPCIYLLNKIDQISIEELDVIYKIPHCVPISAHHHWNFDDLLEMMWQYLRLVRIYTKPKGQLPDYSSPIVLHHEHTSVESFCNKLHRTIAKEFKYALVWGSSVKHQPQKVGIDHVLNDEDVVQIVKKV, from the exons ATGAGTACGATTCTGGAGAAGATTGCTCAAATCGAGTCCGAG aTGGCCCGGACCCAGCGAAACAAGGCCACTGCCGGCCATCTGGGTCTACTGAAGGCCCGGTTGGCGAAGCTGCGCCGTGAGCTGATCACACCGAAGGGAGGCGGCGGTGCGTCGGAACAGGGTTTCGAAGTATCGAAAACCGGAGATGCCCGTGTTGGGTTCGTCGGGTTTCCCTCGGTCGGCAAATCAACACTGCTCTCGAACCTGGCCGGCGTTTACTCGGAGGTGGCGGCCTACGAGTTCACCACCCTTACGACCGTGCCAGGGTGTATCAAGTACAAGGGTGCCAAGATCCAGCTGCTCGATCTGCCCGGTATCATCGAGGGAGCGAAGGATGGCAAGGGTCGTGGTCGGCAGGTGATAGCGGTCGCTCGAACCTGTAACCTCATCTTCATGGTGCTGGATGTGCTGAAGCCGTTGACACACAAGAAGCTGCTCGAGCACGAGTTGGAAGGATTCGGGTTGCGATTGAACAAGCAACCACCGAACATCTCCTTCCGTCGGAAGGACAAGGGTGGTGTGAACCTGAACGCAACCGTTGCGCAGTCCGAACTCGATCTAGATACCGTCAAAACGATCCTGTCCGAGTACAAGATCCACAATGCGGACATCACGTTGAAGTATGACGCGACGGCTGATGATCTGATCGACGTGATCGAGGGCAACCGGATCTACATCCCGTGCATTTATCTGCTGAACAAGATCGACCAGATTTCGATTGAGGAGCTGGATGTGATCTACAAAATTCCTCACTGCGTACCGATTTCCGCCCATCATCATTGGAACTTTGACGATCTGCTTGAGATGATGTGGCAGTATCTGCGACTAGTGCGAAT TTACACCAAACCCAAGGGACAACTGCCGGATTACAGCTCACCGATCGTGCTACACCACGAGCACACCTCCGTCGAGAGTTTCTGCAACAAACTCCATCGAACCATCGCAAAGGAATTCAAATA TGCGCTTGTGTGGGGCTCATCAGTCAAACATCAGCCTCAGAAGGTGGGCATTGATCATGTGCTGAACGATGAAGATGTGGTACAGATTGTGAAGAAAGTGTAA
- the LOC125954049 gene encoding uncharacterized protein LOC125954049: MYNYKWPETPLPSVNQRNFPNPAAFLETPTIIRGRPRPELNRSMRIENAPPSDYFNTAYSALNDSMLFDANIIKRKPAQTTREAPVSKYAKPLPTSVAPTNQKNVSQHPAADAGTANGNGSGKQDPKAALLIVSGTIQHILKLIREQPKLPTMLLFETVANVLSVKTGPKPGERIILLRNHEAGPILQAIYYEIDRQLIPLNRGDLVRCVGRLQPFGNRFQILKITRTSDQYERAIVRLQTVSAFVSKVMR; this comes from the exons ATGTACAACTATAAGTGGCCCGAAACGCCGCTTCCCTCGGTGAATCAACGAAACTTTCCCAACCCCGCCGCATTTCTGGAAACTCCTACCATCATCAgaggacgaccacgaccggaaTTGAATAGGTCCATGAGGATTGAAAATGCTCCTCCCTCGGACTACTTCAACACGGCGTACAGCGCACTGAACGATAGTATGCTGTTCGATG CCAATATCATAAAAAGGAAACCGGCCCAAACGACCCGTGAAGCTCCTGTATCGAAGTATGCTAAGCCCCTACCAACCAGTGTTGCCCCTACCAACCAGAAGAATGTATCGCAACATCCGGCAGCCGACGCTGGTACAGCCAACGGCAATGGCAGCGGCAAACAGGATCCAAAAGCTGCCCTTCTCATCGTTTCCGGAACGATCCAGCACATTTTGAAGCTTATCCGTGAGCAACCGAAACTCCCGACCATGTTGCTGTTCGAGACGGTGGCCAACGTGCTATCGGTGAAAACTGGCCCCAAACCGGGCGAAAGAATCATTTTACTGCGGAACCACGAGGCCGGACCTATTTTGCAGGCGATTTATTACGAGATTGATCGTCAACTGATACCCCTAAACCGTGGCGATTTGGTGCGCTGTGTTGGACGGCTTCAGCCGTTCGGAAATCGGTTTCAGATACTGAAAATCACGCGCACATCGGACCAgtacgagcgagcgatcgtccGTTTGCAAACGGTCAGTGCATTCGTCTCGAAGGTGATGCGATGA
- the LOC125954050 gene encoding uncharacterized protein LOC125954050: MDSTLHELRKDPTAVAAQRNGNGKQAVPTTATGWYENGSKHDSQVQRPRRLSFNGSDMELSQLKGAKIDGISSSTSTATVVDTKHMLVLLALATTIAVSVRYLLPTVDATTMRTFASQCLAALGSFWQDLMERFSRLRPAMTTWTMESVVPRAEQTAHVLYALAFGLLVSAFTWYVIYLDSSIPGVNPPTPFSASKNRYRGGSRTAERRFHLGYITAMVSGLVVFLIVLLGE; the protein is encoded by the exons atggattcTACGCTCCACGAACTGCGTAAGGAcccgacggcggtggcggcgcagcggaacggaaatgggaaacaagccgtaccgacgacggcgaccggaTGGTATGAAAATGGTTCGAAACACGACAGTCAAGTGCAGCGGCCACGCAGACTGTCCTTTAATGGATCCGACATGGAACTGTCCCAGCTGAAGGGAGCAAAGATCgatggcatcagcagcagcacatcaactGCAACGGTCGTCGATACAAAGCATATGCTGGTTCTGCTTGCCCTTGCTACGACAATTGCTGTTTCCGTCCGCTACCTGCTTCCTACGGTGGATG caacgacgatgcGCACGTTTGCGTCACAATGTTTGGCCGCACTCGGAAGCTTCTGGCAAGATCTGATGGAACGGTTCAGTCGCCTCCGACCTGCTATGACCACCTGGACTATGGAGAGTGTTGTGCCGCGAGCCGAACAGACGGCGCACGTACTGTATGCCCTGGCATTCGGATTGCTGGTGTCCGCGTTCACTTGGTACGTTATCTATCTGGACAGCAGTATTCCCGGCGTTAATCCTCCGACAccgttttctgcttccaaaAATCG TTATCGGGGTGGCTCGAGGACAGCCGAACGTCGATTCCATCTCGGCTACATAACCGCAATGGTAAGCGGTTTGGTAGTGTTTCTGATTGTGCTGCTAGGAGAGTAA
- the LOC125954047 gene encoding uncharacterized protein LOC125954047 codes for MTNGYKHLYSVITFAIFLLVINFYKNRVNLNREREASFRAASKLKRAGVLNKPLPLDVEGEDFYFGLEQPDDDDERVVEMPSSGMTVDRLVPHCLEVDIFFLQPGGQDSRPKSSRSGWGRSVRRAKPHERITSKDMAPGDQQSTSPTSMYVFLSVLLILVFAACVDIAKHLTTSGRNGTPTDAQRRLSLQNYKALIREKQKQFRMMKQHCSQPSMSIQRSIDESSIPAGPHTPYPGYGAGAGYTRTNDWTTKTGPSTSSVPPPLLRRQSVPTLMRSQPSTLGSNVGFRNVVAAPTVAAPPAYFARRTSVDSFWDGDHLGKTGTVSQQLGNGSSPEVRRRVRMLHRH; via the coding sequence ATGACGAATGGATACAAGCACCTCTATTCAGTGATCACATTTGCCATCTTTCTACTCGTAATAAATTTCTACAAAAACCGTGTTAACCTGAACCGTGAACGGGAGGCTTCGTTTCGGGCGGCGTCAAAGCTGAAACGTGCCGGAGTTCTGAACAAACCGCTTCCACTCGATGTGGAAGGAGAGGATTTCTACTTCGGGCTGGAGCagccagacgatgacgatgagcgtGTGGTGGAGATGCCTTCTTCCGGAATGACGGTGGACCGACTTGTTCCGCACTGTCTGGAGGTGGACATATTCTTCCTTCAACCAGGTGGCCAGGATTCCAGGCCAAAGTCAAGTCGTAGCGGATGGGGAAGAAGTGTGCGCCGTGCCAAGCCTCATGAACGGATCACCAGCAAGGACATGGCCCCCGGCGATCAACAATCTACGTCACCGACCTCGATGTACGTTTTTCTCTCTGTACTGCTGATACTGGTGTTCGCGGCCTGTGTCGACATCGCCAAGCATCTTACGACATCCGGTCGCAATGGCACTCCAACGGACGCCCAGCGAAGACTGTCGCTGCAGAACTACAAGGCGCTGATaagggaaaagcaaaagcagtTCCGGATGATGAAGCAACACTGTTCGCAACCATCGATGAGTATCCAGCGCTCGATCGATGAGTCCTCCATACCTGCCGGTCCACATACACCCTATCCGGGGTACGGTGCAGGTGCTGGCTacacgcgaacgaacgattggaCCACCAAGACCGGTCCTAGCACATCTTCGGTGCCTCCGCCGTTGTTAAGACGACAATCGGTGCCAACGTTGATGCGTTCGCAGCCTTCTACCTTGGGCAGTAACGTTGGGTTTCGAAacgtagtagcagcaccgacCGTTGCTGCTCCCCCGGCCTACTTTGCACGACGAACATCTGTGGATTCATTCTGGGATGGCGATCATCTGGGTAAGACCGGCACAGTATCTCAGCAACTTGGTAACGGTTCATCACCGGAAGTGAGACGACGCGTACGCATGCTACACCGCCACTAA